Proteins encoded by one window of Archaeoglobus veneficus SNP6:
- a CDS encoding CHC2 zinc finger domain-containing protein — protein MVDKKALLEEIRSKLRLEDLIDLTGFKLIGGEYRGPHPVHGSTTGTNLAVNLDNQVWYCFRCQSGGDALAWLAVQEGLIDCSEADDIAHVFPEVLRIACERLGIDFNTTPEDRRAWRKLREEEQLLEAMFKEALAFFREQLEDCPDVKEWIREKYGLSWNDELLEKFGIGYCPPDGDRLAKHLITKFGEVNALKTGLIIPTKDGYRDFFAGRVVFPYFVRGKPAYFIARQTPWTPDGPTKEAKYLKQLKKSDNHQYVSSLVEEPIYGIDSLRGAKEVVITEGIADAITAIANGFPAISPVTTRFKAEHVPDLQKYVRGRTIYIVNDNEESGAGLRGALAILRSIEGDARLVILPRPEGIEKIDVNDYFKALTAEEFRELLDKAVPKEEALLRFSDSVVDIFRVVLKEKAIDPDKAFGIWQNKEQYWKYVPLEEALPNDAKLAIAAFRRDKIGEIKNHVEAPIRHSVIAGVTLRLLLKCGRFLKDELNNLYYFREDEKRVYEISEKSEEFKGLLYDLTGLNSKTQSFKEAVAEVTAYALRHGEEVSVYRDFHYDRERGILYVYLQNGEYLALDGEKVEVWPNGANGIYFARNKLVEPLKYIPSEEREQIEIPGQIEELRRDGNLFIQAVCNRTSYDPNSELTIRQQRDLLALYYYSVPFGDFLSTVPLLALVGEKGSAKTFTLRLFGRLIYGRHFDVSSINPTPSGERDFVAALANWGFIALDNVDSPVSWLEDALAKVATRGVHRMRKLFTNAEEVDVPIRSFVALSSRDPHFRRDDVADRLLIIKTTRLSNFIPEGVLLEAVTKYRNVVFSEYVDGLNRIVKALKGVNLAEITIPHRLADWVAFAQIAAEALGFDVESVRDALEKLDEVRANFTVEADSFYLILKGWVETSNTGEWLTATQLFKELQNFANTIGLELYVRNPISLGRKLQNLKAELARILGMETKYDSHEKVWLYRFPKPDNLLQKNDDDSNDQDEGDGSPEEYEKRTLSDGSTAYIPKKLAELRRRKEEEARKAEEAEEDENETAGFDLEAALGIQRENIEDLLDEDEETEEDDEDIEYVTIKIVKLPPVREFIGVDGQTYEIKEEGQILRIPALNARPFLERGYAIEVKEGDAP, from the coding sequence ATGGTTGACAAAAAAGCCCTCCTCGAGGAAATTCGCTCAAAACTAAGACTTGAAGACCTTATCGACTTAACAGGCTTTAAGCTCATTGGTGGGGAGTACAGGGGACCCCACCCAGTTCATGGATCCACTACAGGAACAAACCTTGCCGTCAACCTCGATAACCAGGTTTGGTACTGTTTCCGCTGCCAGAGTGGAGGAGACGCTCTCGCTTGGCTTGCAGTTCAGGAGGGTCTCATCGATTGCAGCGAAGCCGATGACATAGCCCATGTTTTCCCTGAGGTGCTCCGTATAGCCTGCGAAAGGCTTGGCATCGACTTCAACACCACACCAGAGGATAGGAGAGCGTGGCGGAAGCTAAGAGAAGAGGAACAACTCCTTGAAGCGATGTTCAAGGAAGCTCTTGCGTTCTTCAGAGAGCAGCTCGAAGACTGCCCCGATGTTAAGGAATGGATCAGAGAGAAATATGGCCTCTCTTGGAATGATGAGCTTCTGGAGAAGTTTGGTATTGGCTATTGCCCCCCTGATGGAGATCGTTTAGCAAAACACCTCATTACAAAGTTCGGAGAGGTTAATGCCTTAAAAACAGGCCTTATAATCCCAACAAAGGACGGCTACAGGGATTTCTTCGCTGGAAGAGTAGTTTTTCCATACTTCGTGAGAGGTAAGCCAGCGTACTTCATAGCCCGCCAGACTCCTTGGACTCCTGACGGACCGACAAAGGAAGCAAAATATCTGAAGCAGCTTAAGAAGTCAGACAACCACCAGTATGTAAGTTCTCTCGTTGAAGAGCCTATTTACGGGATCGATAGCCTGAGAGGGGCTAAGGAAGTCGTAATAACCGAGGGTATAGCCGACGCAATCACAGCAATAGCGAACGGCTTTCCAGCAATCTCTCCCGTGACGACTCGCTTTAAGGCTGAACACGTTCCAGATCTGCAGAAGTACGTCAGGGGAAGGACGATCTACATTGTCAACGATAACGAAGAGTCGGGAGCTGGACTTAGAGGTGCTCTCGCAATTTTAAGGAGTATAGAGGGAGACGCAAGACTCGTAATCCTCCCAAGGCCTGAAGGCATCGAGAAGATCGACGTAAATGATTACTTCAAAGCTCTCACCGCTGAGGAGTTCAGGGAACTTCTGGACAAGGCCGTGCCAAAAGAAGAGGCGTTACTACGTTTCTCGGATTCAGTGGTGGACATATTCAGAGTAGTTCTGAAGGAAAAGGCCATTGACCCGGATAAGGCGTTCGGGATCTGGCAAAACAAAGAACAGTACTGGAAGTACGTTCCCCTTGAAGAAGCCTTACCAAATGACGCCAAGCTCGCTATTGCTGCCTTCAGAAGGGACAAAATAGGAGAGATAAAGAACCACGTTGAAGCACCGATCCGCCACAGCGTTATCGCTGGCGTGACTCTTCGCCTTCTCCTGAAGTGCGGAAGGTTTCTGAAGGACGAGCTTAACAACCTCTACTACTTCAGAGAGGACGAGAAAAGAGTTTACGAGATTTCAGAGAAGTCTGAGGAGTTCAAGGGGTTATTGTACGATTTAACCGGGCTTAACTCAAAGACTCAATCTTTTAAGGAAGCCGTTGCCGAAGTTACGGCTTATGCTCTCCGTCACGGTGAGGAAGTTAGCGTTTACCGTGACTTCCACTACGACAGGGAGAGAGGGATCCTGTATGTTTACCTCCAGAATGGAGAATATCTCGCCCTTGACGGAGAAAAAGTCGAAGTTTGGCCTAACGGGGCTAATGGAATATACTTCGCCAGAAATAAGCTGGTTGAACCTCTGAAATACATCCCTTCAGAAGAGAGGGAACAGATAGAAATCCCGGGACAGATCGAAGAGCTGAGGAGAGACGGCAATCTGTTCATTCAGGCTGTGTGCAACCGCACGAGCTACGATCCAAATTCCGAGCTGACAATCAGGCAGCAGAGAGATCTCCTCGCATTGTATTACTACAGCGTTCCGTTCGGGGATTTCCTGTCAACCGTTCCTCTCCTCGCCCTCGTCGGTGAGAAGGGATCGGCAAAGACCTTCACGTTAAGGCTCTTTGGGCGTCTCATTTACGGGAGACATTTTGACGTCAGCTCCATAAATCCGACCCCTTCAGGTGAGAGGGATTTCGTAGCAGCCCTTGCAAACTGGGGCTTCATTGCCTTGGATAACGTTGATAGCCCTGTTTCATGGCTTGAAGATGCCCTCGCAAAGGTCGCAACCCGTGGCGTTCACAGGATGAGAAAGCTGTTTACCAATGCTGAGGAGGTTGATGTTCCGATACGTTCTTTTGTCGCCCTCTCATCGAGAGATCCCCACTTCAGACGTGATGATGTCGCTGACAGGCTCTTAATCATCAAAACGACCAGACTTAGCAACTTCATTCCGGAGGGTGTCCTCCTTGAGGCGGTAACAAAGTACCGGAACGTTGTTTTCTCTGAATACGTGGATGGCCTGAATAGAATCGTTAAGGCCCTGAAAGGCGTTAACTTGGCAGAGATAACGATTCCTCACCGTCTCGCCGACTGGGTTGCCTTCGCTCAGATCGCTGCCGAAGCTCTTGGTTTCGACGTTGAATCTGTTAGGGATGCTCTTGAAAAACTCGATGAGGTAAGGGCGAACTTCACCGTAGAGGCAGATTCCTTCTATCTCATCCTAAAGGGCTGGGTCGAGACGTCGAACACAGGAGAGTGGCTCACAGCAACACAGCTCTTTAAGGAACTTCAGAACTTTGCAAATACGATAGGTTTGGAGCTTTACGTCAGAAATCCTATCTCTCTTGGGCGTAAACTCCAGAATCTCAAGGCAGAACTTGCCAGAATTCTGGGGATGGAAACAAAGTACGATTCCCACGAAAAAGTATGGTTGTATCGTTTCCCCAAGCCAGATAACCTCTTACAGAAGAACGATGATGACAGCAACGACCAAGATGAGGGGGATGGTAGTCCGGAAGAGTACGAGAAAAGGACTCTTTCTGATGGTTCAACCGCCTACATCCCGAAGAAGCTCGCAGAACTGAGAAGGCGAAAAGAGGAGGAGGCGAGGAAAGCCGAAGAGGCAGAAGAGGATGAAAACGAAACTGCTGGTTTTGACCTTGAAGCAGCACTCGGAATCCAGCGAGAGAATATCGAGGACCTTCTCGACGAGGACGAGGAGACTGAGGAAGATGATGAGGATATCGAGTACGTTACAATAAAGATCGTCAAACTCCCGCCAGTTCGCGAGTTCATCGGTGTTGACGGTCAGACTTACGAAATAAAAGAGGAAGGCCAGATTTTGAGGATTCCAGCCCTTAATGCTCGTCCATTTCTGGAGAGAGGCTACGCCATAGAAGTTAAGGAGGGTGATGCTCCATGA
- a CDS encoding DUF736 family protein has protein sequence MKGKKNGPKKYLAGVVDFGILGRREAYLFKNEKREKKEQPAYRLVIKEGDAWKEVGAFWVRESKTKEVEEEEIDLSGD, from the coding sequence ATGAAGGGCAAGAAGAACGGACCGAAGAAGTACCTTGCCGGCGTGGTGGACTTTGGGATCCTGGGAAGGAGAGAGGCCTACCTGTTCAAGAACGAGAAGCGGGAGAAGAAGGAACAGCCAGCTTACAGATTGGTGATCAAGGAAGGCGATGCATGGAAGGAAGTTGGAGCGTTCTGGGTCCGAGAAAGCAAAACGAAGGAAGTTGAGGAGGAAGAGATCGATCTGTCAGGTGACTGA